The nucleotide sequence AGGATTTTTAATCCTTTTATTGTGTGTAATTTGTCTTTTATATGAATTTTTTTTGTTAAAGGTGTATATATATGAGAAAGACCTCCAGTAGCTATAACAAAACAATTTTTTTTCAATTCTTGATTCACTCTATTTATTAATCCTTCAACCATACTTAAATACCCATATATAATTCCACTCTGAATACATGTTTCTGTATATTGTCCTAGTATACTAGGAGGTTTTTTTAATTCAATTTGTGATAATTGTGCTGTATTTCCAATCAATGCTGTTAAAGAAGCATTAACGCCAGGAGCAATAATAACTCCTTGAAGATTTCCATATTTATCTATACAAGTTAAACTTAATGCAGTACCAAAATCCACGACTAAAGTGGGATCTTGATTGTTATATAATGTATATGCGGCTATAGCATTAGCATACAAATCTGTCCCCAATTGATGAGAATAATGTTTTATAGGAGAATCGGAATTTCTATCTACTATAATAGGTTCTATTTTATGTATTTCATATAAAGATTGTCCCACGATATTTGTAAGGGGAGGAACGACTGATCCAATGACAATATTTTGTATAAATTTTGAAAAAATTCCATATTGTTGATATATGTTTCGAAATAACAAAATGTATTCATCTAGTGATCTATGTGGATTACTATTAATAATCCACGAACAATTACATTCTAAATTATAATTATGATCAAATAGCCCAAAACGAAGACTTGAATTTCCAATGTTTATTGTTAACAACATGGTTTACTTCATTTTTTTAATGTTAAAAATGTGTTTTAAAACAAATAATTGTTTTTTTTGTAACTTCATCATAATAAATATATGACTAATATTTGTAAAATAAATTTTAAAATAAAAGGAGAAGGAATTCCCATAGTATTATTACATGGGTTTATGGAAAGTTTAGAAATATGGAATAACATATATTATAATATTTCGAATAAATATAAAGTTATTTCAATTGATCTTCCAGGTCATGGGAAAAGTATTCTAACATTAAAAGAAAATGCCATTTTTACAATGGAAAAAGTTGCAGAACTTATAATAAAAAAAATCGTCATCAAAGAAAATATACAAAAAGCGATTTTTGTAGGCCATTCTATGGGGGGGTATATTGCTTTAGCAATGGCAGAAAAATATCCAGAAATGTTTTTGGGGTTGTGTTTACTTCATTCTACAACAAAATCAGATACACTTGAAAAAAAGAAAAACAGGATTCAATCTGTTCAATTAGCCATTTATAATTATCCATTATTTATATCCACAAGTATAAAAAAATTGTTTTCTTATAAAAAGAAGTTATCTTATTTACAAAAAGATATCTCTTTTGTGAAAAAGATCGCTTCAAATACTCATATTAATAGCATAACTTCTTTTTTAAAAGGAATGTCAATTCGAAAAGATAGAAGATTTCTGTTGAAAGAAACTAAGTTCCCAAAACTATATATAGCTGGATTGTACGATTTAATTCTTGATATAAAAAATATTTATGAAGAAACTAAAAATGGAAATCAAGTTTATTTTTTAGCTATACCTACAGGTCATATGGGACATATAGAAGATCCTAAAAAAATAGTAAAAATATTAGAAAATTTTATAGATTTTTCTATTTCATGAAATGAAAGAAAGGCCATGAACAAAAAAAAATTGCGTGAAAAATATTTTCGTATAAGAAAGTCTATTTCTAGAAAAGAAATTATTAAAATGAGTTACGAAATTTTTTTTCATTTGAAAAAAATATTTTTTATATGGAAAAAAACATATTATCATATTTTTTTACCTATACATGAATATAAAGAAGTAGATACATTTATTATAATTGATTTTTTATTAAAAATAGGAAAATGTGTCACTATACCTTGTTCAAATTTTAGAAATTTATCTATAGAAAATTGTTTATTTCATAAAAATATTATATTAATAAAAAAAAAATATGGAATTATGGAGCCTATTACTAGACATAAATCTATTGTTTCAATTTCTCTAATTGAAGTAATATTTGTGCCTTTATTAATATTCGATTCAAAAGGTTATAGAATAGGTTATGGAAAAGGTTTTTATGATAGATTTATTCCTTCATGTGAAAAAAATGTTATTAAAATAGGTTTAAGTTTTTTTTATCCCATAAAAAAAATTGAAAACACACATAAAAATGATTTGTTAATAGATATAGGAATAACTCCCAACCATATTTTTTTCTTTTAAAAAATTCAATAAAAAAAAACTTTGAATACATCCCAAACAATAATCAACATCATAATTAAACTAATTATTATAAATCCATAAATAGTAGAACGTTCAATAATTTCTTCATTTATTTTCTTTTTTGTTATCATTTCTATTATGATAAATAATATATAACCACCATCTAATGATGGAATAGGAAATAAATTTAAAAAAGCTAACCAAATAGATAAAGTGGCTGTTAAAGTCCAAAAAATATCCCAATTCCATTTAGATGGAAATTCTCTAGCTATAGAAAAAAAACTCCCTATTTGTTTATAAGCCTTAGTTTCTATATGAAAAACATTTTTTAAAAAAAATATTTGATTTTTTAGAACCTCCCAAGCTTTTTTTATTCCATGAGGAATACTATCAAAAAAAGAATAGTTCTTTTTTTCAAACAAAAAAATTTGATCTAACTCCGTAAAATTTTTTAAATAAATTCCCAAAATTCCTTTAGGATCTAAAAAAATTTCTTTTTGAATAAGTTTTCCATTTCTGTTAATAGATATTAATATGTTTTCATTATTATATTTTGATAATAAATCTTTTAATTGATCAGAAAAAAGAACAAATTCAGAATTAATAGCTAATATTTCATCATTATTTCTTAATCCATATTTTTCTGCTTTAGAATTTTTCATAACATAATTGATTATAGGAGGAACACGAGGTGTAATAAAAAAATTAAGTTCTTTTCTATCAAAAAGAAGTTTCTTTTTGTCATTATTTAACAATAATTTCACAATATTCCCCATACGATCTACAGTGATAGAATTTCCTAAAAGAATTTCCTTAGGAATATCCTGAAAATAGGGAACATACTTATCATTAACCAATAAAATTTTATCTCCATTTTTTAATCCTATTTTTTCTCCCAAAGAATCTACTTCTATACCATATTTAACATTTTTTGTAGGAAGATAAGTTTCCCCATACTTAAATAATAAAAAAGTAAAAATTAAAACAGCTAATAATATGTTAAAAATAATTCCTCCAGAAATGATCAATAGTCTTTTTATTGCTGATTTGGAACGAAATTCCCAATTATTAATTTTATTTTTTGATGAAATGTTTTTATCATCCATCATCATTCCAGATATTTTAATATATCCTCCTAAAGGCACCCAACCTATTCCATAAATAGTATGTCCTATTTTTTTTTTTAAAATGGAAAACCATGGATCAAAAAATAAAAAAAATCTTTCCACTCTAACTTTAAACAATTGAGCCATAATAAAATGACCTAATTCATGAATAACAATTAATATAGAAATACTAAGTAATAATTGTATAGATCTAGTTAAAATTGATGACATTTATAAAATTTAAAAAATAAAAAAGATAAATTTAAATCTTTATTCCAAAATAAAATATATTTTGAATTTATCTAATCTTAAAAAAGGAGAGAAAGGGATTATTAAAGGATATAAAAATGATAATTTTCCCATAAAATTATTAGAATTAGGAGTTTTACCTGGTGTAAAATTCGAAATACTTTTTGTTTCTATTTTTTACGATCCATTATGTATAAGATATGATCAATCTTGTTTAGCTTTACGAAAAAAAGAAGCTGAAAATATCATAATAGAACCTTTTATAGAAACTAATAAATGTCAAAAATTAAATTAGCACTTGTAGGAAATCCCAATGTAGGAAAAACTTCTTTATTTAATAAATTAACTGGACTTAATCAAAAAGTAGGAAATTATACAGGAGTTACAGTTGACAAAAAAATAGGATATTTTTATTATGAAAATATATATTATCAAATCATAGATCTTCCTGGAACTTACAGTATATACCCTTCATCTGAAGATGAAGAAGTAGTTTGCAGATTGCTAAGCAATATAAATGAATTAGATTACCCAGATAAAATTATAGTAGTAGCAGATTCATCTAATTTAAAAAAAAGCCTTCTTTTACTTAGACAAGTACAGGATTTAGGATTCCCTGTTCTTCTTGCATTAAATATGCTTGATGAAGCAAAAAAAAAGGGAATATTCATTAATATAAAAAAATTGAAAAAATTTCTTATAACAGAAATTGTATTGATTAACGCAAGAAAAGGAATAGGATTAAATGAAGTTAGAAGAAAAATAAAAAATTTAAAAAAAACAAAAAAAACTGATTTTTTCAATCCAGGATCGTATTATTCTCTTGCTATTAATGATGTTAAAAATAATTTTAAAGTAAGTACTTACCAAGCCTGGCATTATTTAGCACATGACATAAAAAAAGAAGATTGTTTATTAAAAATAAAAAGTAAATATAATATTATCCCAAAAAGATTACAAATAAAGGAAACATTAGATAGATATGAGGAAATAGGAAAATTTTTTTCAAAAACAGTTTCTGAATTAATATCGGATCAAGAAAAAACATATCTAGAATTTTCAAAAAAAATAGATAATTATTTAATTGTACATCCTTTTTGGGGGTATTTTATTTTTTTATTTTTTTTATTTTTCATTTTTCAATGTATTTTTTTTTGGTCAGAAATTCCTAAACAATTTATAGAATTATTTTTTTCTTTTGTGCAAAAAAAATTATACAATTTTTATCCTGGTCCTTTAAATAATTTTTTTTTGCAAGGAATATTACCTGCAGTTAGTACTATTGTTTCTTTTATTCCCCAAATTTCGGTTTTATTATTTTTTATTCTTCTTATGGAAGAAAGTGGATACATAAGCAGAGTTATATTTTTAATGGATCGAATTATGCGACCTTTTGGTTTAAATGGGAAAAGTGTTGTTCCTCTTATTTCTAGTATAGGTTGTGCTATTCCAGCAATCATATCAGCTAGACATATAGAGAATCCAAGAGATCGCTTAATTACTATTTTAGCGACTCCTTTTATGACTTGTTCTGCAAGATTACCTGTTTATACTCTAATTATATCTATAATTATACCGGACAAAAAATGGTGTTTTCTTCATCTGAAGGGAGTAGTTCTTATGGCTATGTATATCTTAGGAATCATATCTGCTTTGAGTGTTTCAATAATTTTACATCATTTTTTAAAAAAAAATTATAAAAGCCATCTTTTAATAGAGATCCCTACTTATAAAGTCCCTATGTTGAAAAACATATTGATTACTTTATGGATTAATATGAAATCATTTATTATAAATGCTGGAAAAATGATCTTTTTGATTAATATATTGATTTGGGTTTTAGGAAATTTTGGGCCTTCAGTAAATTTATCCAATAAAAATTTTATTCTAAATGTAGAAAAAAAAGAATTACCTAATTCTTATTTAGGTTTGTTAGGAAAAAAAATGGAACCTGTAATTTCTCCATTAGGATATGATTGGAAAATTGGAATAGGGTTGTTATCGTCTCTTATAGCAAGGGAGGTATTTGTAAGTACTATGGCCTCTGTGTACAGTATAGAAGAAAAAAATAATTTTTTAAAAGAAAAAATGAAAAAAGAAATATCTCCTGAAACTAAAAAACCTATTTATAATTTAGCAACAGGAGTTTCTTTACTATTTTTTTATGCATTTTCTATGCAATGTATGAGCACTTTATCCATAATAAAAAAGGAAACAAAATCTTGGAAATGGCCAATATTACAATTTGTTTTTATGACTTTATTAGCTTATATAGCTTCATTATTAATATATCAAACATTAAAAGAATAAAATAATAAAAATAAAATGTGGCAATATATTATAATAGGTTTATTTTTTTTATACTCAATTTTTGGTTTATTTAAAAAATTATTTAATTTTTTTTATGAAAAAAAAAATTTATGCAAAAAAAAATGCAATTGTAAATTATAGAAATTTTATTTATTCATTTTATCAATGGAATCATATATGGCATTTCTAAACACATCGGATAAAGACATTCCAAATTCTTTCAATTGTTTTGGAAAAATACTTTCTTCTGATAGGCCTGGGACTGTATTTATTTCTAAAAAATAAGGTTCTTCATTTACAAGAATATATTCTGCTCTAGATATTCCTGATAAATTTAGAAAATTATATATTTTTTTTGCTATTTTTCGTATTTTATTTTCTGCATTGGGAAACAATTTTGCAGGAGTAATTTCTTGAGATTTTCCCGAATATTTTGATTCAAAATCAAAAAAATCGTTTTGACTAATTATTTCGGTTATTGGTAAAACAATAACTTCATTCTTAAATGAAAAAACACCGACAGACACTTCTTTCCCTTCAAGAAAAGATTCAATAATAATTTCTTCATCTTCTAGAAAAGCTTTTTGTACTGCATCAAATAAATATTTTTCTTCATAAACTTTACTTATCCCTAAACTAGATCCAGATCTATTTGGTTTTACAAAACAAGGAAGTCCTACCCTTCTTAAAATTTCTTTTTTACAAAAGACTTGATTTTTATTTAAGAAAAAAGATTCAGCTGTATTGATTCCAAAATATTTCAAAAAAGTCAAACAATACTTTTTATTGAAAGTTAGATTAGCATGATGAAAACTACATCCCGTATAAGGAATTTTTAATAATTCAAAATAAGCTTGTAATATACCGTCTTCTCCTGGTGTTCCATGTATAGCATTAAATACACAATCAAATTTTATATTCTTCATTCCGGAAATCGTAAAATCTTGCTTATTTACATAATATTCCTTATTTTCATCATCTATCATAACCCATTTATCTTTAAAAATATATATTCTATAAGAATCAAATTCTTTTCTGCATAAATTTTCATAAACAACTTTTCCACTTTTTAGTGAAACAATAGATTCTTTTGAATATCCTCCCATAATGATAGCTACTTTTTTCATTATTTATTTTTAATTTTACTGGTTTTTTTATGAAAAAAACATTTTTATTTAAATATTTATTTTTTTTATGAATTATTCAAAATATTTTGTGATGTTCATAATAAATTTTATCATTGCCATATTGATTTTATATAAAATTACTCAGTTGGCATTAAAATGGGTAGATGTCTATACAAAACATGGTTCTTATGTTGTTGTTCCTGATTTGAAAGGTTTTACTTTATCTCAATCTATATCTATTTTAGAAAAATTAAGACTGAAATACAATATAGACACATCACATTATGATCCTAATTTTAAAATTAATCAAATTATTTCCTTTTCTCCAGAAGCGGGAGATCATGTAAAGGAAGGAAGGCATATATATATACAAGTTAATTCTAAATTATCTCAATCTGTTTTACCTAATATCATAAATAAAGATAAACGAATAGCTATAAAATTACTTCATGCTAATCATATATCAGTTAAGGAAATCAAATATGTTCATGATATGAATAAAGATACTGTTTTAAAAGTTTTATATAAAAAAAAATCTATTCAATTTGGATATAGGTTTCCTCCTAATCAAGATGGAATTACTTTAATTATTGGAAAAGGATATGAAAAAAATAATTCATCTGTCCCTAATGTTATTGGAATGACCTTGCGTTCAGCTATTTACACTTTAAAATCTCAATTATTCAATGTTATAAATTTTTATTATGATCACGGAATAATCAATCCTGATCAAAACGCAAAAGTATATAGACAAAAGCCTGATCCTGGAGTTATTTATGATAACAAAAAATCTATTGAACTTTGGTTAACTTCAAAAGAATTGTTAGATCATTTGATTCAAATAGAAGAAAAAGATTCTAAAAATAAATCCCCAAAAATTCAAATAGAAGAAAAAGATTCTAAAAATAAAACAGAAGAGAAAAAAAAGAATCGAATTAAATAAATGAGAAAAATTAAAATTCTTGTAAAAAAGAATCAAAAAGAAATTCGTATTGATAAATTTTTGAAGGAAAATATAGAAAATATTAGCAGAAATCAAATTCAAAAATTAACTATTTCAGGAAAAATTATAGTAAATAAATGTATTGTAAAAAAAAATTATAAAATAAAACCTTTAGATTTTGTAGAAATACAAATTTCTAATATTTTAGATCATTTAGAATATAGAAATATTCTTGCAGAAGAAATAAATATTGATATTCTTTATGAAGATGAAGATGTTATGATAGTTAATAAACCTGCAGGAATGGTAGTGCATCCAGGATTTGGGAATAATAAAGGAACGTTAATTCATGGAGTTAAATATCACTTTGAGAATTCAAATTTAAACAACTTTGATTTATATAGAAGTGGATTAGTTCATAGATTAGACAAAGATACATCAGGTTTATTAGTTTTGGCAAAAAATGAATATTCTAAAAAATATTTATTTCAACAATTTCAGTCTAGAACAATTAAAAGAGAATATAGAGCTTTAATATGGGGGGACTTACTTGAAGAAAAAGGAGTTATAACTGGCTTTATTGGAAGAGATCCTAGAAATAGAAAAAGAATGACTATTTTTTCCAATAACGAATATCATAAAGGAAAATATTCTGTAACACATTATAAAGTATTAGAAAGATTTAAGTATTTAACATATGTTTCTTGCAACATAAAAACAGGAAAAACACATCAAATAAGAGCACATTTCAAATATTTAGGTCATCCATTATTCCATGACACTACATATGGAGGCAATAAAATTTTTATGAAAAAAAAATGTTCAAATAAAAATATAGAATTTCTTAAAACTTGTTTTAAGATCTTACCAAGACAAGCCTTACATGCTATATCTCTTTCTTTTATACATCCCAAAAATCAAAAATGTTATTTTTATTGTCCAATTCCTGAAGATTTTAAAATTGTTCTACAACAATGTAGAAAAATATTATAATAAAGCACCATTCAAAAGAAGATAAGATATAGAAAAATATATAATTAATCCAACAACATCTACTAATGTGGCTACAAAAGGAGCAGAAGAACTAGCGGGGTCTCCTCTTAATTTTTTAATTATAAAAGGTAACATTGATCCACTTAATGTTCCCCATAATACAACTCCAATCAAGGAAAAAAAAACAGTCAATCCTACTAATAGCCAATGAGTCCCATAATTAAATAAATTTATTTTATGCCAAGCTACCACACGTATAAAACCTGTAAATCCTAAAATCCCACCTAAAAAAAAACCACAAATAATTTCTCTTCGCATTACAATCCACCAATCTTTTATTTTTACCTCTCCTAAAGCCATCGCTTGTATAATTAAACTCGCCGCTTGAGATCCACTATTTCCACCACTTGAAACAACTAAAGGAATGAACAAAGCGAGAACTACAGCTTTTTCTATAACACTTGAAAATTTTTGCATAA is from Blattabacterium cuenoti and encodes:
- the rseP gene encoding RIP metalloprotease RseP — protein: MSSILTRSIQLLLSISILIVIHELGHFIMAQLFKVRVERFFLFFDPWFSILKKKIGHTIYGIGWVPLGGYIKISGMMMDDKNISSKNKINNWEFRSKSAIKRLLIISGGIIFNILLAVLIFTFLLFKYGETYLPTKNVKYGIEVDSLGEKIGLKNGDKILLVNDKYVPYFQDIPKEILLGNSITVDRMGNIVKLLLNNDKKKLLFDRKELNFFITPRVPPIINYVMKNSKAEKYGLRNNDEILAINSEFVLFSDQLKDLLSKYNNENILISINRNGKLIQKEIFLDPKGILGIYLKNFTELDQIFLFEKKNYSFFDSIPHGIKKAWEVLKNQIFFLKNVFHIETKAYKQIGSFFSIAREFPSKWNWDIFWTLTATLSIWLAFLNLFPIPSLDGGYILFIIIEMITKKKINEEIIERSTIYGFIIISLIMMLIIVWDVFKVFFY
- a CDS encoding FeoA family protein; the protein is MNLSNLKKGEKGIIKGYKNDNFPIKLLELGVLPGVKFEILFVSIFYDPLCIRYDQSCLALRKKEAENIIIEPFIETNKCQKLN
- a CDS encoding type III pantothenate kinase; the protein is MLLTINIGNSSLRFGLFDHNYNLECNCSWIINSNPHRSLDEYILLFRNIYQQYGIFSKFIQNIVIGSVVPPLTNIVGQSLYEIHKIEPIIVDRNSDSPIKHYSHQLGTDLYANAIAAYTLYNNQDPTLVVDFGTALSLTCIDKYGNLQGVIIAPGVNASLTALIGNTAQLSQIELKKPPSILGQYTETCIQSGIIYGYLSMVEGLINRVNQELKKNCFVIATGGLSHIYTPLTKKIHIKDKLHTIKGLKILFHWNH
- a CDS encoding D-alanine--D-alanine ligase; translated protein: MKKVAIIMGGYSKESIVSLKSGKVVYENLCRKEFDSYRIYIFKDKWVMIDDENKEYYVNKQDFTISGMKNIKFDCVFNAIHGTPGEDGILQAYFELLKIPYTGCSFHHANLTFNKKYCLTFLKYFGINTAESFFLNKNQVFCKKEILRRVGLPCFVKPNRSGSSLGISKVYEEKYLFDAVQKAFLEDEEIIIESFLEGKEVSVGVFSFKNEVIVLPITEIISQNDFFDFESKYSGKSQEITPAKLFPNAENKIRKIAKKIYNFLNLSGISRAEYILVNEEPYFLEINTVPGLSEESIFPKQLKEFGMSLSDVFRNAIYDSIDKMNK
- the feoB gene encoding ferrous iron transport protein B, yielding MSKIKLALVGNPNVGKTSLFNKLTGLNQKVGNYTGVTVDKKIGYFYYENIYYQIIDLPGTYSIYPSSEDEEVVCRLLSNINELDYPDKIIVVADSSNLKKSLLLLRQVQDLGFPVLLALNMLDEAKKKGIFINIKKLKKFLITEIVLINARKGIGLNEVRRKIKNLKKTKKTDFFNPGSYYSLAINDVKNNFKVSTYQAWHYLAHDIKKEDCLLKIKSKYNIIPKRLQIKETLDRYEEIGKFFSKTVSELISDQEKTYLEFSKKIDNYLIVHPFWGYFIFLFFLFFIFQCIFFWSEIPKQFIELFFSFVQKKLYNFYPGPLNNFFLQGILPAVSTIVSFIPQISVLLFFILLMEESGYISRVIFLMDRIMRPFGLNGKSVVPLISSIGCAIPAIISARHIENPRDRLITILATPFMTCSARLPVYTLIISIIIPDKKWCFLHLKGVVLMAMYILGIISALSVSIILHHFLKKNYKSHLLIEIPTYKVPMLKNILITLWINMKSFIINAGKMIFLINILIWVLGNFGPSVNLSNKNFILNVEKKELPNSYLGLLGKKMEPVISPLGYDWKIGIGLLSSLIAREVFVSTMASVYSIEEKNNFLKEKMKKEISPETKKPIYNLATGVSLLFFYAFSMQCMSTLSIIKKETKSWKWPILQFVFMTLLAYIASLLIYQTLKE
- a CDS encoding alpha/beta fold hydrolase produces the protein MTNICKINFKIKGEGIPIVLLHGFMESLEIWNNIYYNISNKYKVISIDLPGHGKSILTLKENAIFTMEKVAELIIKKIVIKENIQKAIFVGHSMGGYIALAMAEKYPEMFLGLCLLHSTTKSDTLEKKKNRIQSVQLAIYNYPLFISTSIKKLFSYKKKLSYLQKDISFVKKIASNTHINSITSFLKGMSIRKDRRFLLKETKFPKLYIAGLYDLILDIKNIYEETKNGNQVYFLAIPTGHMGHIEDPKKIVKILENFIDFSIS
- a CDS encoding 5-formyltetrahydrofolate cyclo-ligase; translated protein: MNKKKLREKYFRIRKSISRKEIIKMSYEIFFHLKKIFFIWKKTYYHIFLPIHEYKEVDTFIIIDFLLKIGKCVTIPCSNFRNLSIENCLFHKNIILIKKKYGIMEPITRHKSIVSISLIEVIFVPLLIFDSKGYRIGYGKGFYDRFIPSCEKNVIKIGLSFFYPIKKIENTHKNDLLIDIGITPNHIFFF
- a CDS encoding RluA family pseudouridine synthase produces the protein MRKIKILVKKNQKEIRIDKFLKENIENISRNQIQKLTISGKIIVNKCIVKKNYKIKPLDFVEIQISNILDHLEYRNILAEEINIDILYEDEDVMIVNKPAGMVVHPGFGNNKGTLIHGVKYHFENSNLNNFDLYRSGLVHRLDKDTSGLLVLAKNEYSKKYLFQQFQSRTIKREYRALIWGDLLEEKGVITGFIGRDPRNRKRMTIFSNNEYHKGKYSVTHYKVLERFKYLTYVSCNIKTGKTHQIRAHFKYLGHPLFHDTTYGGNKIFMKKKCSNKNIEFLKTCFKILPRQALHAISLSFIHPKNQKCYFYCPIPEDFKIVLQQCRKIL
- a CDS encoding PASTA domain-containing protein, producing the protein MFIINFIIAILILYKITQLALKWVDVYTKHGSYVVVPDLKGFTLSQSISILEKLRLKYNIDTSHYDPNFKINQIISFSPEAGDHVKEGRHIYIQVNSKLSQSVLPNIINKDKRIAIKLLHANHISVKEIKYVHDMNKDTVLKVLYKKKSIQFGYRFPPNQDGITLIIGKGYEKNNSSVPNVIGMTLRSAIYTLKSQLFNVINFYYDHGIINPDQNAKVYRQKPDPGVIYDNKKSIELWLTSKELLDHLIQIEEKDSKNKSPKIQIEEKDSKNKTEEKKKNRIK